CAGCCGGCGAGGACGTCCGTGAGAAAGTGGACGTTGAGGTACACTCGCGACAGCCCGACGAGGATCGCCACGAGCGGGCCGACGACCGCGGCCACCACGCGGGCCCACCGCCTCTCCGTCAGCCGCCAGACGAGGTACACCATCATCCCGTAGAAGACGGTCGAGGCGAAGGCGTGGCCGCTCGGGAAGCTGTAGCCCGTGGCCTCGATCACCTGCGCCTCGGGGCGCTGGCGGGCGAACAGGAGCTTCAGTCCGGTGATGACGAGCCCGCCGACGCCCGAGGCGAACACCACGCGAAACGCGGCCCAGTACCGCTTCGCGATCACGAGCGCCAGCGCGACGACGATCACGAAGCCGATGAGCGTCGCATTGTTGCCGAACCACGTGACGGTGAGCCCGAGGCCGGGCGACCCGCCGAGCGCGTCGTAGATCAACCCGTGGGCGACGGCGTCGAACCGTGCCACGTCGTCGCCCTCGGTCACCGCGTCGAGGACGTTGACGAAGCCCCACACGGCGAGGGCGACCGCGGCGAACGCGACAGTGAACGCGAGCCCGTACGGCACGCCCCGCTGGAGGCGCCGCCGTACGAACCGGATGGCGGGGTGGAGGTCTCCGGCGCTCATCCGAGGATCAGGAGCACGACAGCCACGAGTCCGCCGACGATCACCACGCCGTTGAGCGCGACGGCGCTCAGGAGGGCGAGCGCGAACGGGAGGCTCGCGAGCCGGAGGAAGCGAAGCGCCCCGACGGCCTTGACCCATCCGCCCTTGGTGAGGAGCGCCAGCCCGCGGGCGGCCCACAGCGACTTGAGGAGACGCA
This sequence is a window from Rubrivirga marina. Protein-coding genes within it:
- a CDS encoding phosphatase PAP2 family protein: MSAGDLHPAIRFVRRRLQRGVPYGLAFTVAFAAVALAVWGFVNVLDAVTEGDDVARFDAVAHGLIYDALGGSPGLGLTVTWFGNNATLIGFVIVVALALVIAKRYWAAFRVVFASGVGGLVITGLKLLFARQRPEAQVIEATGYSFPSGHAFASTVFYGMMVYLVWRLTERRWARVVAAVVGPLVAILVGLSRVYLNVHFLTDVLAGWLAGSAWLVASLLLVDVVETRYRSRRERTEEIGRPDDADPQPHGTGAAT